From the genome of Streptomyces sp. NBC_01304:
GGGCGCCTCGGTCTTCGACGAAGGGTGCCGGGTGAAGCCGCGTACGTGGGTCTCGTAGATCACGAGATCCTCGCTGGGGATGCCCAGTTGGGTGTCGTCGCCCCAGTCGAAGTCGTCGTTCACGACCTGCGAGCGGTACGGGTAGACGTCGTCCCAGTCCGGTTCCACGCCCCAGACGTCGCGGCCCGCGATCAGACGTGCGTACGGGTCGCTGAGCACCTTGCGGCGGTCGAAGCGGTCGCCGGCCGCCGGGTCGAAGGGACCGTCGGCGCGGAAGCCGTACTCGAGGTTCTCCAGGTCGAGCCCGAAGACCGTCATCGCGTACACGCTGCCGGTGCGGAACTCCGGCGGGAACACCAGCTCCGCGGTCGGCTCGGGCGCGCCCTTCTCGAAGAGCACGAGGCTCATCGAGGTGGCGCGGTCCGAGTAGACCGAGAAGCTGACACCGCCGGGCACCGGGTGGGCGCCGTACGGGTACGGGCGTCCGGCGCGCACCCGGTAGTCACCGATCCGGTGGGTCGGGAACTCGTCGACGCGCGCCGCCGCGCTCAGGTCCTGGATGCTCATCGGCCTGCCCGCGCCAGCTCGGAGCCGACGTCCTCGCCGATCCGGAAGAAGTCCAGGAACCCGGTCGCGTTCATCACGAACCGGACCTCCTCCGACAGGCCGACCAGGGTGATCTCCGCGTCCACCTGCTGGGCGCGGCGGTGCACGATCAGCAGGGTGCGCAGGCCTGCGCTGGAGACGTACGAGACTCCGGTCAGATCGATGAGGACGGCGCTGCCCGGCCGCACGAAGGGCAGCAGCTGGGCCTGCAGGCCGCCCGAGGTGGTGGAGTTGATCTCCCCCTCCAGGACGACGACCGAGGTGTCGCCCTCGGCGCGCGAGGTCACCTTGACGGTCATCCGGTCACCTCTGCCTTGCCAGTAGAGGAGTTGGGGGCGAGCCGCACCTTGATCTTCACGCGGCCCGAGGTCTCCGGAAGGCGCACGGTCAGCGCGTCCGCGTCGAAGTCGGCGTACGGCTCGCCCTCGATCTCGACGGAGTCGATGCGCACCGAACCGGCCGGCAGCAGATCCGGCGCCACCCGCAGCGTGCGGTCCTCGACCAGGGCGGGGTCGGGCTTGAACCAGAAGTCCATCGGCTTCCCGCTGATCAGCAGGTTGTTGTAGACCGCGGCGAGGAAGCACAGCTCCGCCGAGTGGTACATCGACATCGAGTGGCTGCCCTTGTGGCGCTCGACGCCGAGCAGGTACGGCAGGCCGCTCGCGAGGACGTTGAAGTAGACGGCGCCCTCGTCGTGGTCGAGGAAGAAGGCGTTGTAGAACGACTGGGCGTCGCGCGCCTCGGTGCGGAACTCCTCGCGCCCGGTGATCCCGTGCAGGATCAGGTAGGCCAGGATCGCCTGCTCCTGCTGCCACCAGGCCTTGCGGTCGTGCCAGGTGAAGCGGAAGCGGTCCTCGCCGTCGACCTTGAGCCGCTCGACGACGTCGTACCAGCCACCGCGCTGCCGGTCGCCGCCGACCTCGGGCATGGTCTCGCCGATGGCGGCGGCCGTGTCGAGGTAGGCGTCCTTGGCGCGCAGCGAGTGCATGCGCATCAGGTTCCAGGCGATCTTCAGGTTGTGCCCGACGACCGCCCGGTCCTGCTGCCAGCCGTGCGTGGTGTCGGCCGACCAGTCCTTGTGGAAGCGCTCCTGCACGAAGGGGCTGTTCTTGGTGTCCGGGAAGCGCTCGACGATGGTGTCGAAGGTGTACTCCAGCATGTCGGCGTAACTCTGCTCGCCGGTCGCCAGATAGAGGTTGATCAGGTACGCGGGTGCGTGGTCACCGACCGAATTCCAGTTCTTGCGGGCCTTGTTGGGGCCGAGCGAGTCGTGCTCGGGGCTGAGCAGGATCGGGTCGATGTGCGAGAAGTAGCCGCCCTGCTCGGGGTCGAGGTAGAAGCGGTCGAAGAGCCGGATGGTGGCGTCGGCGTCGGCCTTGATCCGGGGGTCGCCGGTGACGCGGAAGGTCTGGACGGGGCCGGCGAGGGCGTAGATCTGCTCGTACGCGGGCAGCGCGTCGTAGTCGTCGTCGAACTCCGAGGTGAACAGCTTCGTCTCGACGTCGCCGTCGACCTTGAGGCCGTGGTACCAGTACGTGACGTTCTCGTCGGTGTCGACGAAGCGCATGTGCTCGCGCAGATACTCGGTGCCGCGCTCGGCGACCTCCAAGTACTCGTCGTTGCCGGTGAGTTGGAAGGCCGAGGCCATGCCGTAGACGAGCCGCGAGATGGTGTCCGTCTCCTGGACGTGGCTGCCGGTCTTCTCACCGCTGAGCCGGATCTCGGTGCGGTACTGCTTGAAGTCAATGGGTCCTTCGCCGAACTGGGCCTTGCGGTAGAAGTCGGCGATCTCCTCGATCTGCTTGACCCACCAGAGCGACTCCTCGAACCGGAAGTCGGTGGCGTCGCGGCCGACGAAGACCAGCCGCTTGGCCTCGAAGCGCAGTCCGCCCGCGGCCGGGTCCCTCGTGGCCGGGCCCTTCGGATAG
Proteins encoded in this window:
- a CDS encoding STAS domain-containing protein, coding for MTVKVTSRAEGDTSVVVLEGEINSTTSGGLQAQLLPFVRPGSAVLIDLTGVSYVSSAGLRTLLIVHRRAQQVDAEITLVGLSEEVRFVMNATGFLDFFRIGEDVGSELARAGR
- a CDS encoding AGE family epimerase/isomerase translates to MTNEVNFTFSDTIAGRVTGFDRAARLFTVAGADGRSFEISLDGGPSAELLHNLGEPYQDASGHIDELLTEGAFVFAYGIFYPKGPATRDPAAGGLRFEAKRLVFVGRDATDFRFEESLWWVKQIEEIADFYRKAQFGEGPIDFKQYRTEIRLSGEKTGSHVQETDTISRLVYGMASAFQLTGNDEYLEVAERGTEYLREHMRFVDTDENVTYWYHGLKVDGDVETKLFTSEFDDDYDALPAYEQIYALAGPVQTFRVTGDPRIKADADATIRLFDRFYLDPEQGGYFSHIDPILLSPEHDSLGPNKARKNWNSVGDHAPAYLINLYLATGEQSYADMLEYTFDTIVERFPDTKNSPFVQERFHKDWSADTTHGWQQDRAVVGHNLKIAWNLMRMHSLRAKDAYLDTAAAIGETMPEVGGDRQRGGWYDVVERLKVDGEDRFRFTWHDRKAWWQQEQAILAYLILHGITGREEFRTEARDAQSFYNAFFLDHDEGAVYFNVLASGLPYLLGVERHKGSHSMSMYHSAELCFLAAVYNNLLISGKPMDFWFKPDPALVEDRTLRVAPDLLPAGSVRIDSVEIEGEPYADFDADALTVRLPETSGRVKIKVRLAPNSSTGKAEVTG